GATTGTGGTgggttttgcattttctccaatGTCATTTAAGCCCTTTCTGCATTTTACAACCACAGCCATGTGGCTATGACCCTTTTGGAATTGGTTTAATATATCATATAGAGGCAAACAATCCTGAACCCTGTTAAAGATTATAAAAAATTCGTATGAAATATGCACTCTTCTGATTGTCCGGACACTTAAGCTGCTAAAAGACTATTTTGCAGAGGAAAATTTGGGAAAGAAACTCAGAATCATCAAAAACAAGTTTACCCAAAATCTAATGTACCTAGGAATTTTCCTAATGGTGACATCTTTGACAGGGGTTTCATCTTCTGGGTTGCACTTGATCAAGTTTTTCACCTGCATCCAGAAGAGAACGGCCATAATTACAGGATAAATGAACTGACACCCAAATCCTAGAGAGAGTTTGCCTTACCAAAATTAGGCCGATTATGTTTGTTGGGCTCCCCGAGTAAATGGGTACACGGCTATGCCCCTTCCTAATTATCAGCTCCAATGTTTTGCTAAAAAACCATACTTGAAATTATACTATAAGCAATGAAAGGATTCATATTAAACAAAATGCAGACATGAGTGGAGCTGTACTCGTCGAGTTTAGAGTTTATGTCGAGacaatatatgtctgatatcGGCGTCATGGCATCTTTAGCAGTCTTCTGAGTCATATCCAAAGCTCCAGCAATGATGGTTGTTTCATCGTGCGTCAATTCTCCGCCTTTCCCAGCCTAGACAATTTACATGACAATATGATcgattttatatttcttttcttgaagtTCTGATCCTGCCATTCCAAGTTCATTTGTTGTGAATCCAGAAGCATACAAGGGACTTACCTTATTCCCGTGCATATCAACAAACATTTTCAGCTCTGCCCGCCTTAGAAGTGCTGAGTGTCCTTTACCGAGCAAATAATCCAATGCCTAACATGAAATCCACAATGCCATTAGGACTACAATGCAGTTTCGTTTATCTTACCAGAACTCAAGTTTGTTGCTTGTTATCAGTTCGAGACTAGGATTCAGTGCACTACCTTACTGATCGGGTAAGCTAAAGGGAAAGTGGCTATTACAAGCAACCGGACAACAAAAGACAATTTCGCTCCAACACTTAGCCCATATCGAGAACAAACAGCTTGTGGAATAATCTGCCGTGGAAAGAAGAGAACACTAATTCAGAGTCACTCGTCATATACCTACAAAATAAGTCGCATCGAGTGAACCCTGAATCTCTTACCTCACCGAAAGCAAGTATGAGTGTGACCGAGATCACTATAGAGGCCCACGCTGGAAGGAGCGCATCGAGGAAGATCGGCAAAGCCttaggaaaaaaatcattaagaaTCAGATATCAAATAGAGACAAACCATACACAGAAAACCAAACGATGGAACGTATTTATTTACCTCCATAGCTATGGAGTTGCATATGAGAAGTGTGCATAGGAGTAAATGCTGATTCTTAACCAAGGGAAGGATTTTTTCTGCAACCACAAGAGACCGATGAAGATTAATTACTTCAAAAGACAAATGCTAATTAAAGAGCGGAAAAGAACGGAAGATTAAAGTCCCACCCGCATTTTTCCTATCCTGAGGCCGACCGGCTTTTGCAAGAATCTCGAGATCGACCAAGCTAAGCGACATGAGTCCAAGAGTGAGGCCTGACATGAGGCCGGCGAAGCACACAAGAGAAATGCACACCACTAGATAGACCCAAAACATTGACTCGCAGCATGGCACATCATTAGCAGCCATGTTAGGTCTTACGGAGTGGAATGAAAAGCTTCTGAGAAGATGACCACTGTTGCCGATAAAAATGCAGTGAAAGTTGAGGGCTATTGATATTGCAGCTTTCGGTTTATATGTGATGTCGTTGTGGCTTCTGAGAAGAAACCTTGCGAGGATAATGACAAATGACACCGACTTTGGTGCGTCATTACGAAAAAATGCCCGGCACAAGCTGCCGAGAGCTTGATAAGCGAAACTGAAACACTAGCATCGCCTTTTTCTCCACGAACCAaagcaaaatgagaaagaagcTGTCATCATCATAATGACCCGCACCAGTCACAATaacattagaaaaagaaaaggtgaaatttcaagaaagaagatGGGGAAAGAATCAATGCTGAATCTCAGCACTTGTTCATCGATTATCAGCATTAAGGAGACGAATTGTTCCAGGGAAGGTGCAACAACTGAAACCGAGGCAGTACATATGTGGGAACACAATATGCATATCGTCAAACTAGGAATCTCTACTCTTCAACCGATGATTTTGCTTCCACGAGGAATTGACCCTCCAAAGAACCATGAAACTCTGCATGTCCCATCTCAGTAAAATACTCTGAATAATTCCGCCTAACTAATGCATCGCCAATCTGTCATGCATGCGCAGAGCGTTCAAGCTCGGACCCAATAACATATTCAATCCGAAGTCAGCTACAGCAACGATCGTGTAGCAGGTACAGCCGCTTGAACCTCTTATTTTATTAATACATCAGCACATAAGTAGCTGGCTATCTTAACCCACGAGATACTCCAATTAAGGATAGAATAGACCACCTTACTTATTCCTGGGATCATGCTGGGCAATTGGGCAgatctttgtttatttttttggtaaggtttttattttttatttttggtaaggaGGGCAGATCTTTGTTGGGCTGtggaaaacaaaacaataaaagggTGCTAAATGAATTTCTCTTATTAAAGAAGAACCATTATTGAATGTGATTACTGAAAACGACTTAATTAGGTATAAGAGTTGATGACGATATAGGACCCAGTAAGTGCCTGCCTAAAAAGCACCGCTTTTACGTCCCCAGCCACCATCTGCTTTCTCGAGTAGAGCACTGATTGATTGAGTTTTAATTTAGGTAAGATTAGGTAGGACCGAGTTTTAGAAAGATTGAGAAGGATGGATTCAGGTTtcttccaataaaataatctgcTCGTCCTTCCCATATTAGCACGCAATCATTTCATGTTGAGAGATAAAGAAATGACATGGAAAAGGAAATTCGACAAAGTTCTTAGTTTATTTCTATGTAGCAATGAAGAGCATGTGAATCCGCTTTTCAGGATGACCATCTAAAATAACAGGATATTATAATATCGATTACAAGCAATTGGGAAGATATCTAGAATCTCCTAAATATTCTAAATATTTCGAACATTGAAAATGCCAAACCACTGTATCCTTGAAATGCATTACGTTACTTGTCGTGGATGCATTGAGATTGCcatcaatttttaggatttaaGATATCATATTATGTTGAAGTGATATATTGATTCTTTACTTTATAACACTTATATTATTGTAAAACTAAAGTATCTGGACTTTATGTTGTTTGTTTTATAAGGCTTACTTATTGGAGAGGCTTCTATTCTTCGAGCTTGCCCATTGTTATCAAACTTCTATCGATTGATTAATATCACAAGATAAACGGCTCGAGGATTTTGTGACTTATGTGTCCTCCACGAATTTAATATCAAATAGACAAATTAAATAAACTCATTACAATTTTTCATGATTAATGTCAACTTCAGAAAATAAGATCCAATTAAGTAAAGAGGAACGTCGGCATGCGGAGCTTGAGACACATGCATGTAAAAGGACGACACAAATTGATATATGTTAAGGAGTCTATGTCTAACGTTGATATACGAAACTCATGCCCatgttaaattaaataatattgaacacgttactttatatatataaatatatatattctattttATGGAGTCAGTGAGATAGCAatattgttttattttgttgattttacaTGTAAATTATCTTAGTACAGTCATAGTCGTAGCGTCGGGTGAATGGATTTCACTATCAAGAGTGCCAGAGTGAAGACATCGATTATGCCACAACGAGGAGGTGAAAACAAtgcttattattttattttggtgtTTGCCGGTATCTTGCAGAATATTCGAACTATtcctttcgatttttttataaattaaaaatctcaaattgatcaTCGATCCCAATTTCTCTAGGATTTTTGTGATTCTCATTTGTTAAGATTCCTATTGCGttggttctttcttcttttttttgcctaTTTTATGGGGCTAAAACTAGCCGATTATTTTTGCAGGGCCGTTAATAATGCACATCCACTAAAAAGGCATGCATTTAAGGGTATTTGACTTAAATTATGGGCtctatttattttgcgaaaaatgaattatttgacaAAAGAATGCGTATAAATAATCGTTTATATTACTTGAAACAATTAGAGAGCATTATTTCTATTGTcgattataatatatttataaatatttttatgaacgatgaaaatattttctattcatttatttttatatgagATAAATCATTATTTCAGAACAAAAAAacgttttttaatttatcaatttttgatGAAATAAACGGAGGGTATGCCGACGCAACTCTCTTCGAACTTCAGACAATCGGATTTGATAAGTCGAGATGAAACCATGGCACGCGAAGAATGAGACACCGGCGTATAAAAAGTGATGGCACAGGCCGTGAATGATAGGTTAAAGGTAGGCTACGACGTCCCACTTCAATTTAGAAACACGCATGCACACGTGGAATCAACTTCGAATCCTAAAACTTGGATTTTTGTTGAACACGTCATGTGTACtactttgttttttatttaatggAGTCGGTGAGATAGCAACGAggcttttgttttttagttttagaggTAATTAATCTTAGTATAGTTTATATAGTACTTACGTCGGGTgattttggtcaactttctaaTGAATATACAGTTAAATGGATTTCACTATCAAGCCCGCCAGAGTTTGTACCTCTGAATATGCCATATGACGAGGCGAAAAaatcttctttattttattggaatgTCTACCTATATCTTTCGGAATATTTCAAATTGGGTTGATTTGTATTGAACCATTTTAATGGATTAATTTGGGTAAAGGAATGTCATTATTTCAATCGGTCAATTTGGGTGGAACaattatcgatttttttaagagataaaaaaaaatgtgattattAATAGGTTAATTTGGGCTGAATCATGATCTAAATCCGACATGACTCACCTATTTAACCGTCCTAATTCAAACTAGcccttttgatttctttttaaatgttttttaacTTACAAGTAAAGATCTCGAATTGATAATTGATCAGTTGTCGCTAGGTTTGatctaatttacattttttttatgatttttatcgtgtcatttttttataagttttcttaggggtgtcaaaaaccaaaccaaaaaccaaacccAACCAAACCGAAAAACTCACCTAGGAAATTGTTTCCTAGATTCAATTACTCCTCAATTGAAATGGCAATTCCTAGATTCGATTTAAGTTTTTCCTAATTTACAAGTCTtggttgttttttctttctaatttccATTTCACCAACAAACCGCACCCAATCTCACTCGCCGAAGCACCAATTCAATCTCCCAAAGATCAACGATGGCTTCCTCCGACCCCAACCCAGTCTTCATCACCGCCGACTCCATCCACGCCCTCCTCCGTCCATATCCCTTTCTGCCACTCACCCCCTCTCCGCCGCCTCCTCTTCCTACTAGCCAGAACACTTAAGCTGCCAAAAGACTACTTTGCAGAGgaaatttggtaaaaagaaactcaagaattataaaataattttttaaaaaaaaaaagccaatttCCCTAACAGTAACATCTTTGAAAGGGGTTTCATCTTCCGGGCGGGCACTTGATCCATTTTTCACCTTCGTCCAGAAGATATGCAAACTTGATATGAGCTGTACTCGTCGAGTTTAGAAATTATGTTGAGACAAATTAAGTTTGATATCGGCGCTGGGCATCTTTAGCACTCTTAAGTCATATCCAAAGTGGAGATATGAAGTCtgatagaaaaaattaatattaaggTTTGGAGCTAATGACATATATGTAATTTCCATCGTTAAAGTTTGAAACCCTGAAACTTGTTACTCTAATACTGACTCAATTAGTGAAGATATTATCCAATACAGCActatgatttttccttttctaatttcGAAAGGGTTTCCacacaaaaattcatttgtcttctttatttattctactTTGAGATCCGCAATCTTAACAACTGGTATCAGAACCTAGTTTAGGGAAATAGTGGGAGCACCGAATATGGACGAAGGGAGGGTGaagattgattgatttgatagcAATGACTTTGGTTGCTGAAAGATGCACATCAAGGATTTGCTGTATCAAAAGAACTTGCATCAGCCTCTATAGAGAAGAGAATCAGATTTGATAAAGCAAGCATAGTGGGAAGTGTTAGATCAGTAAGCTCTAGGTGTGCTCCGTCTCACATTGGTGCGAATCGTTGCCTTCAACATCGCCAATGAGAAGACAACGATGGATTTTGATGAGGGCGTTGTCCAACATGCACGAGAAAACTTCTACATCAAACAAGGTATATTTAACGCGTCGTCTTTTCAATCTAAAGATGGACGAAAGTGCTTCTGTAATAGATCACATTAACGAATTCAACCCAATTGCAACTCGGTTGAGTGCGGCGAAAATCAAATTCGATGATGAGGTAAAAGCTTTAATTGTGTAAACTGTGATTGCAATGAGCAATTCATTTAGTCAGAAAAAGTTGAAGCTTCAAGAAATCCGAGATTTCATTCTTAGTGAGGATATTCACAAAAGAGATTTGGGTGAATTTTCAAGTGTTGCTTTAAATACCAAAGCCATAGGTAGAAGCAATCAACGGGGGTGGAACCAATATTGTGTTAGATCAAAATCTAGAGGGAGAAGCAAATCGAGACCTCGTATTGAAATAATTTGCCAGAATTGTGAAAAGAATGGCCATTTGAGACGAGATAGTAGATACCCAAACAAGGAAATTCAATATCAAGCTCGAAATCAAGGGGAAGAGAAATTTTGAGTACAACTCTTGAAGAGATGCTTGACAACAATGCTTTAATATTAAGCATTGATAGTCCTATTGAATCTTGGATTCTAGGCTCATGTGTGTTTTTTCACTCTACTTCGTGTAAATAATTAAGAGATAAGTGCACCAAaattcctaaaacttgttataaaagtacaattggatccttaaacttgtcaaattgatgcaatcgTGTCATTCTATTAATTTCGTCCAATTTGATTaacaaaaaatgctaacatgatcTTTTTTAATATCTTCTCTCCTTTATGTGACAATGACATAGCTAAATAATGAAATGTAGGGCTAAAATGAAGTTGTTTTTatccaaatatgattttttttttaaaaaattaaaaataagctaaaatatatatataatatatatatatatatatatatatatgtaaaaaaagaagaaggataaAACAATAGTGAGGGCCACCCTCATAGCTGCCACCCACCATTGCTAAGAAGGGCCAACTAGGGTGGAGGATGGCCGGTTAGGGTTGCCAGGCCATAGGCAGTGGCTAACAACTTTTGCTGACTCAAGCTAGGGCTTGTAGGCGCCTCGCCTAGAGTTGAGGAAGTTATGATTAGTTACATGACTAATTCGGGAATAAAGCATTAAGATATTTGAAAGGCACTTCGGTTATATCATTtatgttttattaaaaaaaaaaaaacaatgtaacTTTACAAGACTTCGTGGATGTAGATCTTTAAGGTGACTCAAACAATAGGAAAAGCACCTCGAATTATATTTTACCTTAGGTGGTACTGCAATCAGTGATGTCTAAACTTCAAAAGTGTGTCTCTCTCAACTATTGAAGTAGAGTCTATTacaaggttttaagttggtAGGGAAATGATTTGGttgaaaaatcttctaaaagaCTAGGCAAGAAGCAGGATGGTAGCgttctttttaatgaaaatcaagcTGATATttgtcttgaaaagaatttgaaatctcATTCAATGACAAAGCACATTGAGTTGAAGTATCATCATATTCATCAACTGATAGATGATGAGACATTGTCATTGAAGAAGATTCTTGGCAAATATGTTAACAAAAGTCGTCACCATTGAAAAACTATGGCTGTACATTGCCCTGGTTAACTTTCATGGAGTTGTCGCCCTAGGGCAATTTGGGTTACAAAGACTAGTGAATACTATGACAGACTATTGTTATTTTGAAGATTACTTTCCAAGTGAGAGGCTAACGAAGTTGTGGAATCTAATAGAGAAAAGTAGTATCAAGGCAAAgagcttttatttttaatggcaTAAATAATTTCCATTGTAATTATATATGCCTAGAAATCTTATTATATGTTAGGGCAATACCTTTTGTAGTTGTAATGCTGGAATTGAAGCCTGAAATTTGTAACTCTATTACTGATATTGATGGCGAAGAGATTGCCAAGTGCGGTATtgtgattttttctctttttctgattttgaaagggtttttttttttttttttttttggtaaaaattcgCTTGTCTTCTTCATTTAGGAACATGACAATATGatcaactttgaatttttttcaagttgcGATCCTGCCATTCCAAGTTCGATTGTTGTAAATACTGAAGCAGACACGGGACTCGCCTTACTCCCGTGCATATCCACTAACATTTTCAGCTCTGCCCGCCGTACAAGTGCCAAGTGTCCTTTGTAGAGCGAGCAATCCAATGCCCAATACGAGCTACCACGATGCAGTTTCTTTTTGTTACCAGAACACAAGTTCACTGATTGTTTTTAGTTCGAGACTAGGATTCAGCGCATTACCTTACTGATCGGGTAAGCGATAGGGATGGCGACTATTTCGAGCAACTGGACGACAAAGGACAATGTCGTCTTAACACTTAGCCCCTACCGAGAACAAACAACATGTGAAATAATCTGTCATGAGAAGGAAAGTGTGAAATTTTGTAAGATCATAACTAACTGTTGTAAAAgattaagttattagatgaatgtatgatttattatttaaatattccaaaCCTTTCCCTCATGCTTAGTATGgtctttttgcctagtactaagcgtGCATTAAATGGGCtcagaaaatatttgaattcgGGATCTCCAGCTTTgatatcatgtaaaattttgtgataCCACAGTCAActcttttaaaaacttaagctattatATGAATACATtagttattattaaaatattttaacagaGAGAACAATTTTTCAGAGTCACCGCCAGATACTTATATTAAAAGTTGCATTGAGGGAACTCCCAATCTCTCACCTCACCAAAAGCGAGTACGAGTGCGACCAAAATCAATCCAGAGGCCCATTTTTTGGAAGAAGCACATCAAGGAAGACCGGCAAAGTCTTTGGACAAATCATCAAGAATGAGATACCAAATAGAGAAACCATACATaccaaaataaaacaaaagaacttCTTTATTTACCTCCATAGCCACGGAGTGCATATGGGAAGTGTACATAGGAGTAAATGCTGATTCTAAACCAAGGGAAGGATTTTTCCTGCGACCACGAgtgatcaatgaagatgaattACTTCAAAAGACAAATGCTATCTAAAGAGTGGAACAGAGAGGAGGATTAAAGTTCTTGCATTTTTCCTATCCTGAGGCTGACTGGCTTTCAACAGAATCTCGAGATCGACCAAGCTAAGTGGCATGAGTCCCAGAGTGACACCCGACATGAGGCCGGCGAAGCACACAAGAGCAATGCGTACCACTAGATGGACCCAAAACATGGACTCGCAGCATGGCACATCATTACATCCATTTAAGGCCACGGGGAGTGGATGAAAAGCTTTTGAGAAGTTGACTATTATTGCAGATAAGAATGAAGTGAAAGTTGGGGGCTGTAGCTTTCGGCTTGTAGGGGAATGTTGTTTTGACTTCAGAGACCAAGTCTTGCGAGGATGATAACACCGACTTTGGTGCGTCATCACAGGAAAATCAAAATGCCCAGTCCTAACTGCCAAAGACTTGATAAGTGAAACTGCAACACTAGCATTAC
The sequence above is drawn from the Eucalyptus grandis isolate ANBG69807.140 chromosome 11, ASM1654582v1, whole genome shotgun sequence genome and encodes:
- the LOC104424447 gene encoding DUF21 domain-containing protein At2g14520, whose product is MAANDVPCCESMFWVYLVVCISLVCFAGLMSGLTLGLMSLSLVDLEILAKAGRPQDRKNAEKILPLVKNQHLLLCTLLICNSIAMEALPIFLDALLPAWASIVISVTLILAFGEIIPQAVCSRYGLSVGAKLSFVVRLLVIATFPLAYPISKALDYLLGKGHSALLRRAELKMFVDMHGNKAGKGGELTHDETTIIAGALDMTQKTAKDAMTPISDIYCLDINSKLDDKTLELIIRKGHSRVPIYSGSPTNIIGLILVKNLIKCNPEDETPVKDVTIRKIPRVQDCLPLYDILNQFQKGHSHMAVVVKCRKGLNDIGENAKPTTITINVDSDSKQQGNIRDNEMESPYQKSMTELHKKSYPQSKKLKQGEANILKEDWESIPSTEDEVVGIITLEDVIEELLQEEILDETDEYVDVHNKISICMVPSRTSLSRSPGAASASQINWRTPIMSPISSYHPTPVSSCNHTPILRSPIAAWSQSPFIRPTLCNSPGDPIPKTPSRHSGLVPTSPSQGSKKYEKLKKSSVP